From Solwaraspora sp. WMMD1047, the proteins below share one genomic window:
- a CDS encoding acyl-CoA thioesterase/bile acid-CoA:amino acid N-acyltransferase family protein: MLVATVAGCTTRAAGTPVIGVDPSSTLVDQPVRIRVSGLAAGQDAAVTLTATDYLGSTWRGRATFTADANGVVDLDQAPPDAGSYDAVDGMGLFWSMTNLDGEGQTFFPRLPELAAGYEMRLAVTVDGREVASRSLRREWLAPGVVHRKLRPPVDGLHGDLYLPPAGSAAKTPVLIFGGSEGGNSMVFTAALLASHGHPALSLAYFGVPALPQTLRRIPLEYFADAARLLSSHASATSGPVAVCGYSRGSEAALLLAQHHPDLIRGAVLYAPSDTVRAGFPDATGAAWTSGGRDLPSTGIPVDNVVGPVLAIAGGKDRVWPSAAQAQAIERNLRRAGSASSVRVLVYPDAGHGVGTYPFQPAGVVDVHPVTGHLLESGGSRAADAAARRDSWPEVLALLATLS, encoded by the coding sequence GTGCTTGTCGCAACGGTCGCCGGTTGCACGACGCGGGCCGCCGGGACACCGGTGATCGGGGTCGACCCGTCGTCCACCCTCGTCGACCAGCCGGTGCGGATCCGGGTCAGCGGACTCGCGGCCGGCCAGGACGCCGCGGTCACGTTGACGGCGACCGACTACCTCGGATCGACCTGGCGTGGCCGGGCGACGTTCACGGCCGACGCCAACGGAGTGGTGGACCTGGACCAGGCCCCGCCCGACGCGGGTAGCTACGACGCCGTGGACGGAATGGGCCTCTTCTGGTCCATGACCAACCTCGACGGCGAGGGGCAGACGTTCTTTCCCCGGCTCCCCGAGTTGGCCGCCGGATACGAGATGCGGTTGGCCGTCACGGTCGACGGCCGGGAGGTGGCCAGCCGGAGCCTTCGGCGGGAATGGCTGGCCCCAGGCGTCGTCCATCGCAAGCTCCGGCCACCCGTCGACGGCCTCCACGGCGACCTGTATCTGCCACCGGCCGGCAGCGCGGCGAAGACGCCAGTTCTGATCTTTGGCGGGTCCGAGGGCGGCAACAGCATGGTGTTCACCGCCGCGCTCCTGGCATCGCACGGACATCCGGCCCTGTCGCTGGCCTACTTCGGAGTCCCGGCACTACCGCAGACGTTGCGGCGGATCCCGCTGGAGTACTTCGCCGACGCGGCCCGCCTGCTGTCCAGCCACGCCAGCGCGACGTCGGGGCCGGTCGCGGTCTGTGGCTACTCGCGGGGCAGCGAGGCCGCGCTCCTGCTCGCCCAGCACCACCCGGACCTCATCCGGGGGGCGGTGCTCTACGCGCCGAGCGACACGGTACGGGCCGGATTCCCCGATGCGACAGGCGCCGCCTGGACCAGCGGCGGTAGGGACCTTCCCTCGACCGGGATTCCGGTCGACAACGTCGTCGGGCCGGTGCTGGCCATCGCCGGTGGCAAGGACAGGGTCTGGCCGTCGGCCGCACAGGCCCAGGCCATCGAGCGGAACCTGCGCAGGGCCGGGTCGGCATCTTCTGTTCGCGTGCTCGTCTACCCCGACGCGGGACACGGCGTCGGCACGTACCCATTCCAGCCCGCCGGTGTCGTCGACGTGCATCCCGTCACCGGTCACCTCCTGGAGTCCGGCGGGTCCAGAGCCGCAGACGCCGCCGCCCGGCGGGACAGTTGGCCCGAGGTCCTCGCCCTGCTGGCGACACTGTCCTGA
- a CDS encoding Hsp70 family protein: MSDSVAPGSNPPIVGIDFGTSNTAAVLGLPDGRVRTLLFDGVPQLPSAVFLEESGELLVGRDARYAARSRPERLEPHPKQHVDERTVLLGDAELPVTDLIAAVLRRVADEASRVAGAPVDTAVLTCPVAWGTGRRATLSAAAGQVFARHELVDEPVAAASRFAALAGGQLAPGGLVAVYDLGAGTFDAAVLRRGADGFEVLASAGLTDAGGLDIDAAIVTHLEQTYRDRDPDRWQRLTQPVTPADRTAAQRLWDDVREAKELLSRATSARIPIPLFDDEAPLGREQLELLAQPVLDRTVTVLRQVLADAGAEPGQLAGLYLVGGASRLPLAATLLHRALGVGPATLEQPELVVAEGSLTIRTGPAGAGVPDSGSDLTRTDPDAGGRAPLPGPTPAAPAAEDPWPTGDAPGTAAGGSATPSWRRPAVATAAVLGVVAVVAGVALWLPDGSDADTDEGRRTVSQSSSAPATPTETPTPTPTPPPAGGDACLVGTWTQTSLVYHDVNMWGRSVVLSGKGMRYTWRADGTGETRIDQVRLTGKSGGNRYEAIHNGRMTWRYRAGNGQIIYSGASSKGTTIYKVNGSIRESKAMGKPSTAPVSYVCVGDGLSITHSDYTVEARRNPAGG, from the coding sequence ATGTCGGACAGCGTCGCCCCCGGGTCGAACCCGCCGATCGTGGGCATCGACTTCGGCACCTCCAACACCGCCGCGGTACTGGGGCTGCCCGACGGCCGCGTGCGGACCCTCCTGTTCGACGGCGTACCGCAGCTCCCCTCGGCCGTGTTCCTGGAGGAATCCGGGGAGCTGCTGGTCGGGCGGGACGCCCGGTACGCCGCCCGCAGCCGCCCAGAGCGGCTGGAACCGCACCCGAAACAGCACGTGGACGAACGTACGGTGCTGTTGGGCGACGCGGAGCTGCCGGTCACCGACCTGATCGCGGCGGTGCTGCGCCGGGTCGCCGACGAGGCGTCCCGGGTCGCCGGGGCGCCGGTCGACACGGCGGTGCTGACCTGCCCGGTGGCCTGGGGAACCGGCCGGCGGGCCACCCTGTCGGCCGCCGCCGGCCAGGTCTTCGCCCGGCACGAGCTGGTCGACGAGCCGGTCGCCGCGGCCAGCCGGTTCGCCGCCCTGGCCGGCGGCCAGCTGGCACCCGGCGGTCTGGTCGCCGTCTACGACCTGGGGGCCGGCACCTTCGACGCCGCGGTGCTGCGGCGCGGTGCCGACGGGTTCGAGGTGCTCGCCTCCGCCGGCCTGACCGACGCGGGCGGCCTGGACATCGACGCCGCCATCGTCACCCACCTCGAACAGACCTACCGGGATCGCGACCCGGACCGCTGGCAGCGGCTGACCCAACCTGTCACCCCGGCCGACCGGACCGCCGCCCAGCGGCTCTGGGACGACGTACGGGAGGCCAAGGAGCTGCTGTCGCGGGCCACCTCGGCGCGCATCCCGATCCCGCTCTTCGACGACGAGGCACCACTGGGGCGGGAGCAGTTGGAGCTGCTCGCCCAGCCCGTGCTGGACCGGACCGTCACCGTGCTGCGGCAGGTGCTGGCCGACGCCGGGGCGGAACCGGGCCAACTGGCCGGTCTCTACCTGGTCGGTGGCGCCAGCCGGCTGCCGCTCGCCGCCACCCTGCTGCACCGGGCGCTCGGCGTCGGACCGGCCACCCTCGAACAGCCGGAACTGGTGGTTGCCGAGGGCAGCCTGACCATCCGGACCGGGCCGGCCGGTGCCGGCGTACCCGATTCGGGGTCGGACCTGACCCGGACCGACCCGGACGCCGGCGGGCGGGCGCCGCTGCCCGGGCCGACACCCGCCGCGCCGGCCGCCGAGGACCCGTGGCCGACCGGCGACGCCCCCGGTACGGCCGCCGGCGGGTCGGCCACGCCGAGCTGGCGACGACCGGCGGTGGCGACCGCGGCGGTGCTCGGCGTCGTCGCGGTCGTCGCCGGGGTGGCGCTCTGGCTTCCGGACGGGAGCGACGCGGACACCGACGAGGGCCGGCGGACGGTCAGCCAGAGCAGCTCCGCACCGGCCACGCCCACCGAAACACCCACCCCGACCCCCACCCCGCCGCCGGCCGGCGGGGACGCCTGCCTGGTCGGCACCTGGACGCAGACCAGCCTGGTCTACCACGACGTCAACATGTGGGGCCGGTCGGTCGTCCTGTCCGGCAAGGGCATGCGGTACACGTGGCGGGCGGACGGCACCGGAGAGACCCGGATCGACCAGGTACGCCTCACCGGCAAGTCCGGCGGCAACCGGTACGAGGCGATCCACAACGGCCGGATGACCTGGCGCTACCGGGCCGGTAACGGCCAGATCATCTACTCCGGGGCCAGCTCCAAGGGCACCACGATCTACAAGGTCAACGGGTCGATCCGGGAGTCCAAGGCGATGGGGAAGCCGAGCACCGCACCGGTGAGCTACGTCTGCGTCGGCGACGGCTTGAGCATCACGCACTCCGACTACACCGTCGAAGCCCGCCGGAACCCGGCCGGCGGCTGA